Proteins encoded within one genomic window of Alteribacter populi:
- a CDS encoding ABC transporter substrate-binding protein, with protein sequence MKKLCFLFAGVLLLVAGCSQESEETSGSESTNEDVTLSYMVWDLDQMPALEQIIEEFNTEFPHISIELENTPFSQYWDSLEIAGTGQSLPDVFWMNGPNVKLFAENDMLLPISERVEEDSYDLSPYPEALLELYNVNENQYAIPKDYDTIGLWYNKELFDETSIDYPDESWDWDSLIAAAQKLTNVDEGVYGIAAHLNSQSGFYNTIYQAGGYVIDTENNTAGHNTNEGIEGIKFWVDLIHKYEVSPSIQQMTDNPPTSMFESGNVAMFVSGSWFAPVFATNEYTKDRVDVAQLPSGKEKSTIIHGLGNVISSHTEHPDEAWEFLKFLGSERAAEIQAESGTVIPAYEGIETKWVESLPNFNAQAFIDQLDYAEPLPNSLQTRTWQQIELDYLNKAWTGEVEVEELVDEMVNEIEEILANE encoded by the coding sequence ATGAAAAAGCTATGTTTCTTATTTGCTGGAGTATTACTTTTAGTAGCAGGTTGCTCTCAAGAAAGTGAGGAAACTAGTGGAAGTGAGTCAACAAATGAAGATGTTACTTTATCTTACATGGTCTGGGATTTGGATCAAATGCCTGCATTAGAGCAAATTATTGAAGAATTTAACACAGAATTTCCCCATATTTCCATTGAATTAGAGAACACACCTTTTTCTCAGTACTGGGACTCATTAGAGATTGCTGGTACAGGTCAATCGCTACCTGATGTTTTTTGGATGAATGGTCCAAATGTTAAGTTATTTGCAGAAAATGATATGCTTCTCCCAATATCTGAGAGAGTGGAAGAGGATTCATACGATTTATCACCATATCCAGAGGCTCTACTGGAATTATACAATGTCAACGAGAATCAATACGCAATACCAAAAGATTATGACACGATTGGATTATGGTATAACAAGGAACTTTTTGATGAGACATCTATTGATTATCCTGACGAATCTTGGGATTGGGATTCATTAATTGCAGCAGCACAAAAGCTAACCAATGTAGATGAGGGTGTTTATGGAATTGCAGCCCATTTAAACTCACAATCTGGTTTTTATAACACAATTTATCAGGCGGGTGGATATGTAATTGACACTGAGAATAATACTGCTGGACACAACACCAATGAGGGGATAGAAGGCATAAAATTTTGGGTGGATTTAATTCATAAATATGAGGTTTCACCATCTATACAACAAATGACAGATAATCCACCAACGAGTATGTTCGAATCTGGAAATGTTGCAATGTTTGTAAGTGGTTCTTGGTTTGCTCCAGTTTTTGCTACCAATGAATACACTAAAGACCGAGTAGATGTTGCTCAACTGCCTTCTGGAAAAGAAAAGTCCACGATCATTCATGGGCTAGGAAACGTCATTTCTAGTCACACTGAACACCCTGATGAAGCTTGGGAATTTTTGAAGTTTCTTGGGTCTGAAAGAGCAGCAGAAATCCAAGCAGAATCTGGCACTGTTATCCCTGCTTATGAAGGTATTGAAACAAAATGGGTAGAATCATTACCTAATTTTAATGCTCAAGCATTTATTGACCAATTAGATTATGCTGAACCACTTCCGAACTCATTACAGACTAGAACTTGGCAACAAATAGAACTAGATTACTTAAATAAAGCATGGACTGGTGAAGTTGAGGTCGAAGAGTTAGTAGACGAAATGGTTAATGAAATTGAGGAGATCCTTGCAAACGAATAA